In Paenibacillus stellifer, the DNA window GACATAGAAATGGGCGCCGTCCGAAATCCAGCTCCACAACTCTTCGCCATGCTCCAGCATGCGCTGCTGGACATAGATTTTCTCGGCCTGATCGCGCGAGAAGGCGGTGACGAGACGGTGCAGGAAGCCCTCTCTTTGCAAGTCCGCCAGCTCATCCTTGAAATAGAAGTCCTTGTCCTCGTGCTGCTCTCCGAAGAAGAGCCAGTTTCGTCCCCGCGCACCGCGCTCCCGCCGTTCCTGAAGGAAGCCGCGAAACGGCGCGATGCCGGTTCCGGGTCCCACCATTATCATCGGCGTATCGGGACTTACGGGAGGCCGGAAACGGGTATTTCTCTGGATGAAGACCGGTATCTCCGTCTCCGCTGTCGCGATATCGGCGAGGAAGGTCGAGCAGACGCCTTTTCTCGGGTTTCCGTTATGACTATAGCGAACGGTGGATACTGTAATGTGAACCTCGCCGGGATGGGCCTTCGGGCTGGACGATATGGAGTACAGCCGGGGCTGGAGCGGCTTCAGCAATCTGAGCAGTGAGTCCGGGCTAATTGAAGAAGGGAATTCCTTCAGCATATCGGGCAATTGCCGCCCGTACAGCCAATGTTTCAGCCTGGTGCTGTTCTCGCTCTTCAGCAGCTCGCTCAGTTGGGCGCTTTCGCTTGCCCTTTGTACATGCCGGAGCATCTCAGGAGTGATTCTGGCGATTTCGTAATGCTGCTGCAGCGCCTGGAAGAGCGGCATATTGCCCTTATCCGGCAGCTCAACCTGTGTATCGGGATTCAGGTGTAGAATATCGAGCAGCTCCAGGACCAGTTCAGGACAATTGACCGGCCAGACACCTAGAGCATCGCCAGCCTCATATTGAATTCCGGCACCGCTGATATCGAAAGCGTAATGCCGGGTTTCTTTGGCAGAGCTATCCCGGTTCAGCAGGCGGCTGTGAACAATCCGCGCCATCACGGGATGCTTCCGGTTGTATCCTATATCTTCCTTAATCTGAACCGTATCGTCGATCGACAAGGAGGTGGCGGCCACCGGAGATAAGTACTCTTTCACCTCGTTCTCATCGCTCATTACAGCCGCGGCCATCATCGTCCAGCTCTCGGCCTGATCTTCATAATCCGTATCGCAGAGCAGGGTATCCAGCATCCTTCCGGCCCCCAGCTTGCTTAAACGGTCATCCAGCTTGCGGCCGAATCCGCAAAATTCGTCATAGCTGGTATCGCCTAGAGCCAGAATCGCATATTGCAGCGAATGCAGGGAAGGGGCCTGATCAGTAGATAGCTCTTCAAAGAAGCGGACGCCGTTGTCAGGCGGATCGCCCGCTCCGAAAGTGCTCGCGATGAAGAGAACGTACCGTTCTTGCGGAAGCGCGGACAGCTTATAGTCGCTCATACAGGTCAGTTTGACTTCAAATCCTGCGGCTTGAAGCTTCTCAGCGCAGCCGGAAGCCGCGCTCTCGGCGTTCCCTGTCTGGGATGCCCATAGAATCGTAACCGGAATCCCTGAAGAGGCAGGTGCAGACCCTGTGTCTTGAACAGGCTGCACGGTGGCAGTGCTCCCAGTCCGTGAGAACAATCCGGCAAGCATTCCATTCACCCACAAGCGCTTCTCCGGTTCAAGCGGCGCGTCCTGCGGCAGAACGGGAACTCCGGCTGATGTGGAGTGGGAATCTGCCCGGAGGCCTGCCATGAAGCCGGTCAAATAGATGGCATCCTGCCGGTTCAATTGGAAGGCGGAAAGCGCCGGAAGCTGCAGGGCATTCTCGAATGCGTCAAGCAGAGTGGAATATACGGATTGATTCATAACAGGATTCACCACCTTCACAGTTTCTTCAGGTTCTATTGGCTGCATTATAGTGATGGCCGGGGGTCCAGAAGGAGCCGACAGTGCAGCTGCCGGTATGGCTGACTTGGCCAGTGAAACGGCGCCGAACTTCACCTCAGGCTGGAGGGACAGGGGATCGACTGCGTCGCTGGTTATCGCGTTGACGGTTAGATCCTCGCCATACACATCGTTCCAGTGAAAAGGGGCGAAGCAGCTCCCCGGACTCACCCGATCGGTAATAACAGCCGGCAGTACGGCACGGCCCCGCCGCGATCTGATCTCGACAGGGTCCGTGTCCCGCAATCCGAGCTGCTTCGCGTCATCCGGATGAATCTCAATGAAAGGACCCGGATTCAGCTTGTTCAGCTTCGGAATTTTGCCGGTCTTGGTCAGCGTATGCCATTGATGCTGAAGCCGGCCCGAATTCAGGACGAACGGGTACTCCACGTCCGGCATTTCGGAAGGCGGCATGTAAGGCCGCGCCCAGAAGACGGCTTTGCCTTCCGGAGCAGGGAAGATAATCCCTGCTTCCTGTACTGCTATCGCTTCATCCACGGCCGACCCGCTCCGATTCGTCTTGACATAGCGAATCGGATTGCGATTCTCCGAGTCCGGCGGGCAGGGCCACTGGACGGGCGCTGTCCGCAGGCGCTCGTAGGTCGCGCCCCGGATATCATAGCCTGTCTGCGGATTCCACGCTCCCTGAAGCTCCGCGTACACTTCCGCTGCCGATTGGTAAGTGAACGCGTCTCCGAAGCCCATTTCGCAGGCGACTCTCGCAATGATCTCCCAGTCAGGCATCGCTTCTCCGGGCGGTTCGACCGCTTTCTGCATCAGGGTCAGATTGCGCTCGGAATTGACCATTACACCCTCGCCCTCCGCCCAAAGCGCGGCAGGGAGCATAATATCCGCGTACTTGTTCGTCTCCGTATCGAAGAAAGCGTCCTGGGTCACGACCAGCTCGGCAGCCTCAAGGCCCGCGATGACCTTGGTTCTATTGGGAACCGATGCCACAGGATTGGTGCAGATGATCCAGCAGGCCTTGATCTCGCCGGCTTCCATCGCTTCGAACATGGAGACGGTGCCCGTCCCGGATTCCTGACGAAGAGTTCCATGAGGAAGACGCCACAGGTCTTCCGTGAACCTGCGGTCGGCTTCCGACAGCAGTGACCGCTGTCCCGGCAGACCGGGACCCATGTAGCCCATCTCGCGGCCGCCCATTGCGTTCGGCTGGCCGGTAAGGGAGAAGGGCCCGCTGCCCGGAGTGCAAATGGCTCCGGTCGCCAGATGCAGATTGCAGATGGCATTGGTGTGCCAGGTGCCGTGGGTGCTTTGGTTCAGCCCCATGGTCCACAGGGACATCCAATTGCCGGAATTCCCGATCCATTCGGCGGCCTTGACGATTTCTTCTTCAGGAATTCCGGTAATTGCGGAGACTTTGACCGGAGGATAGTCTTCCAGAAACGCTGGAAGGCTGTCGAAGCCCGTTGTATGGGCTTGAATGAACTCATGGTCGGCATAACCATTCTTCAAGATCAGGTGCAGAAGACCGTTAAGCAGAGCCAAATCAGTACCCGGATTGATCCGCAAATATAGATCGGCCTTCTCTGCTGTGGCCGTCCGTCGGGGATCGACGACAATCAATCTGGCACCGGCTTTGATGCGGTCCATCATCCGGAGGAACAGGATCGGATGGCAGTCCGCCATATTGGAGCCGATCACGAAGAAGAGGTCGGTCCCATCCATATCCTCATATGACCCTGGCGGGCCGTCAGCGCCCAGCGAGAGCTTATAACCCGTGCCTGCGCT includes these proteins:
- a CDS encoding bifunctional nitrate reductase/sulfite reductase flavoprotein subunit alpha yields the protein MTTRQVKSVCPYCGVGCGIVLEVSGDRVVKLTGDKNHPANYGRLCTKGGSAAAALTESGRLEHAFYRTDRHNEPASILMQDAIRLTASRLRGILDQHGPDALSFYVSGQMSLEAQYLINKLAKGYIRTRHIESNSRLCMASAGTGYKLSLGADGPPGSYEDMDGTDLFFVIGSNMADCHPILFLRMMDRIKAGARLIVVDPRRTATAEKADLYLRINPGTDLALLNGLLHLILKNGYADHEFIQAHTTGFDSLPAFLEDYPPVKVSAITGIPEEEIVKAAEWIGNSGNWMSLWTMGLNQSTHGTWHTNAICNLHLATGAICTPGSGPFSLTGQPNAMGGREMGYMGPGLPGQRSLLSEADRRFTEDLWRLPHGTLRQESGTGTVSMFEAMEAGEIKACWIICTNPVASVPNRTKVIAGLEAAELVVTQDAFFDTETNKYADIMLPAALWAEGEGVMVNSERNLTLMQKAVEPPGEAMPDWEIIARVACEMGFGDAFTYQSAAEVYAELQGAWNPQTGYDIRGATYERLRTAPVQWPCPPDSENRNPIRYVKTNRSGSAVDEAIAVQEAGIIFPAPEGKAVFWARPYMPPSEMPDVEYPFVLNSGRLQHQWHTLTKTGKIPKLNKLNPGPFIEIHPDDAKQLGLRDTDPVEIRSRRGRAVLPAVITDRVSPGSCFAPFHWNDVYGEDLTVNAITSDAVDPLSLQPEVKFGAVSLAKSAIPAAALSAPSGPPAITIMQPIEPEETVKVVNPVMNQSVYSTLLDAFENALQLPALSAFQLNRQDAIYLTGFMAGLRADSHSTSAGVPVLPQDAPLEPEKRLWVNGMLAGLFSRTGSTATVQPVQDTGSAPASSGIPVTILWASQTGNAESAASGCAEKLQAAGFEVKLTCMSDYKLSALPQERYVLFIASTFGAGDPPDNGVRFFEELSTDQAPSLHSLQYAILALGDTSYDEFCGFGRKLDDRLSKLGAGRMLDTLLCDTDYEDQAESWTMMAAAVMSDENEVKEYLSPVAATSLSIDDTVQIKEDIGYNRKHPVMARIVHSRLLNRDSSAKETRHYAFDISGAGIQYEAGDALGVWPVNCPELVLELLDILHLNPDTQVELPDKGNMPLFQALQQHYEIARITPEMLRHVQRASESAQLSELLKSENSTRLKHWLYGRQLPDMLKEFPSSISPDSLLRLLKPLQPRLYSISSSPKAHPGEVHITVSTVRYSHNGNPRKGVCSTFLADIATAETEIPVFIQRNTRFRPPVSPDTPMIMVGPGTGIAPFRGFLQERRERGARGRNWLFFGEQHEDKDFYFKDELADLQREGFLHRLVTAFSRDQAEKIYVQQRMLEHGEELWSWISDGAHFYVCGDASQMAQEVDAALRTVISRHGGMSEDETRDYLKTMTQEKRYVRDVY